A genomic stretch from Achromobacter spanius includes:
- a CDS encoding NAD(P)/FAD-dependent oxidoreductase — protein sequence MNAQQFDVVIIGAGIAGASLAYRLTAESSSPMRVLLLEREAQPGYHSTGRSAAMFMETYGTPQIQALTRASRAFYEQPPEGFTEHPLLHERGCLYIASADQRDTLMEAYEGARALAGNVQLLDAAQALSRVPCIRPEAAAGGAMLEPDARDLDVHALHQGFLAGARRQGVVLRCNAELESGEKSGDTWTLRLKDGTQLEAGIVVNAAGAWADAVAERCGVVPVGLQPCRRSAFTFSAPEGVDCSAWPAVVGIDESFYFKPDAGQLLGSPANADPVAAHDVVAEELDVATGIYHIETATTLSIRRPSHVWAGLRSFVPDGDMVVGFDDTQRGFFWLAAQGGYGIQSAAGVSALAAALVTGQALPVELIDQGVAPSLMTPLRLR from the coding sequence ATGAATGCGCAGCAGTTTGACGTTGTCATCATAGGGGCCGGCATTGCTGGTGCGTCGCTGGCCTATCGCTTGACGGCGGAGTCGTCGTCGCCGATGCGCGTCCTGCTGCTGGAACGCGAAGCGCAACCCGGTTATCACTCAACCGGCCGCTCTGCCGCAATGTTCATGGAAACCTATGGTACGCCCCAGATCCAGGCGCTGACGCGCGCCAGCCGCGCGTTTTATGAGCAGCCGCCCGAAGGCTTCACCGAGCATCCGCTGCTGCATGAGCGCGGCTGCCTGTACATCGCCAGCGCGGACCAGCGCGATACGCTGATGGAAGCCTACGAAGGCGCGCGGGCGTTGGCCGGCAACGTGCAGTTGCTGGACGCGGCGCAGGCCTTGTCCCGTGTGCCGTGCATTCGTCCCGAGGCGGCGGCGGGCGGCGCCATGTTGGAACCCGATGCTCGCGACCTGGACGTGCACGCGCTGCATCAAGGCTTTCTGGCGGGGGCGCGACGGCAGGGCGTGGTGCTGCGGTGCAACGCCGAACTGGAGTCGGGCGAAAAATCCGGCGATACCTGGACGCTGCGCCTGAAAGATGGCACGCAGCTGGAAGCGGGCATCGTCGTCAACGCCGCGGGCGCCTGGGCCGACGCTGTAGCCGAGCGTTGCGGCGTAGTCCCCGTGGGCTTGCAGCCTTGCCGGCGCAGCGCCTTCACGTTTTCCGCGCCGGAAGGCGTGGATTGCAGTGCCTGGCCGGCCGTGGTCGGCATTGACGAGTCTTTCTATTTCAAGCCCGATGCGGGCCAGTTGCTGGGTTCGCCCGCCAACGCGGACCCGGTGGCCGCGCACGACGTGGTGGCCGAAGAGCTGGACGTGGCCACCGGCATTTATCACATCGAAACGGCCACCACGCTGAGCATTCGGCGGCCGTCGCACGTGTGGGCCGGGCTGCGTTCGTTCGTGCCCGACGGCGACATGGTGGTGGGGTTTGACGATACCCAGCGCGGCTTTTTCTGGTTGGCGGCGCAGGGCGGTTATGGAATTCAATCGGCGGCCGGGGTGTCGGCCTTGGCGGCGGCGCTCGTCACCGGCCAAGCCTTGCCGGTGGAACTGATCGACCAGGGCGTGGCGCCGTCCTTGATGACGCCGCTCAGGCTGCGTTGA
- a CDS encoding helix-turn-helix domain-containing protein: MPIIRPPSPATNILADRSSLGMRLRALRRARSMTLKELSALTGVALSTLSKMELGQVSISYAKFAAVARALDVDIAALFGPVTAPETDGPAPSALRCTLAESPGYLTGTYDYKLLAGQYPQRSMTPMYGRILARDESEFDDYMRHAGQEFLVVLEGELEIRFENGESLVLAKHETAYFDSGVGHIYLSRSAKPAEVMVVMTGGQ; this comes from the coding sequence ATGCCGATCATCCGCCCCCCCTCGCCCGCCACCAACATCCTGGCCGACCGCAGCAGCCTGGGCATGCGGCTGCGCGCGCTGCGCCGCGCCCGCTCCATGACGCTGAAGGAACTGTCGGCGCTGACCGGCGTGGCGCTGTCCACCTTGTCGAAGATGGAGCTGGGCCAGGTCTCCATCAGCTATGCCAAGTTCGCCGCCGTGGCGCGCGCGCTGGACGTGGATATCGCCGCCTTGTTCGGGCCGGTCACGGCCCCGGAAACCGACGGCCCCGCCCCCTCGGCCCTGCGCTGCACGCTGGCCGAATCGCCCGGCTATCTGACCGGCACCTACGACTACAAGCTGTTGGCCGGCCAGTACCCGCAGCGCAGCATGACGCCCATGTATGGCCGCATCCTGGCCCGCGACGAGTCGGAGTTCGACGACTACATGCGCCACGCCGGCCAGGAATTCCTGGTGGTGTTGGAAGGCGAACTGGAAATCCGCTTTGAAAACGGCGAATCGCTGGTGCTGGCCAAGCACGAGACGGCTTACTTCGACAGCGGCGTGGGGCATATCTATTTGTCGCGCAGTGCCAAGCCGGCCGAAGTCATGGTGGTGATGACGGGCGGACAGTAG